Proteins encoded together in one Helicobacter pylori window:
- a CDS encoding outer membrane protein, with amino-acid sequence MKRALYLVLGLSYALHADSFKDVLTKGDYTFFNKKVVSPIKRYADRSAFYLGLGYQLGSIQHNYSNLNLSQRFNKSQIIFSDSLSPVFKNSYVSNGLGVQVGYKWVGKHEETKWFGFRWGLFYDLSASLYSSQESQSIIISTYGTYMDLLLNAYNGDKFFAGFNLGIAFAGVYDKLSDALLYQVLLLDTFGGKVNLNGFQFLVDLGVRLGNKRNQFGFGIKVPTYYFNHYYSMNNISNNSGDVLKVLRFLEYGINSLLYQVDFRRNYSVYFNYTYSF; translated from the coding sequence TTGAAACGAGCGTTATACTTAGTTTTAGGGCTTTCTTATGCCTTGCATGCGGATAGTTTTAAAGATGTTTTGACTAAAGGGGATTACACTTTTTTTAATAAAAAGGTGGTTTCGCCCATTAAACGCTATGCGGATAGATCGGCGTTTTATCTGGGGCTTGGGTATCAGTTGGGGAGCATTCAGCACAACTACAGCAACTTGAATTTATCCCAACGATTCAATAAAAGTCAGATTATTTTCAGCGATAGTCTAAGCCCTGTTTTTAAAAATTCGTATGTGTCTAATGGCCTTGGCGTTCAAGTGGGCTATAAGTGGGTGGGTAAGCATGAAGAGACGAAGTGGTTTGGATTTAGGTGGGGGCTGTTTTATGATTTGAGCGCTTCTCTTTATAGCTCTCAAGAATCGCAATCTATCATCATTTCCACTTATGGCACTTATATGGATTTATTGCTTAACGCCTATAATGGGGATAAGTTTTTTGCCGGGTTCAATCTGGGGATCGCTTTTGCTGGAGTGTATGATAAATTGAGCGATGCGTTATTGTATCAAGTGCTTCTTTTAGACACTTTTGGCGGGAAAGTGAATTTAAACGGCTTCCAGTTTTTGGTGGATTTAGGGGTTCGTTTGGGGAATAAGCGCAACCAATTTGGCTTTGGGATTAAAGTCCCTACTTATTATTTTAACCATTATTATTCCATGAATAACATTAGCAATAATAGTGGAGATGTCCTAAAGGTTTTACGATTTTTAGAATACGGGATCAACAGCTTATTATACCAAGTTGATTTCAGGCGCAATTACTCGGTTTATTTCAACTACACTTATAGTTTTTAA
- the uvrB gene encoding excinuclease ABC subunit B, translated as MPLFDLKSPYPPAGDQPQAIEALTKSLKNNNHYQTLVGVTGSGKTYTMANVIAQTNKPTLIMSHNKTLCAQLYSEFKAFFPHNRVEYFISHFDYYQPESYIPRRDLFIEKDSSINDDLERLRLSTTTSLLGYDDVIVIASVSANYGLGNPEEYLKVMEKIKVGEKRAYKGFLLKLVEMGYSRNEVVFDRGSFRATGECVDIFPAYNDAEFIRIEFFGDEIERIAVFDALERNEIKRLDSVMLYAASQFAVGSERLNLAIKSIEDELALRLKFFKEQDKMLEYNRLKQRTEHDLEMISATGVCKGIENYARHFTGKAPNETPFCLFDYLGIFEREFLVIVDESHVSLPQFGGMYAGDMSRKSVLVEYGFRLPSALDNRPLKFDEFIHKNCQFLFVSATPNKLELELSQKNVAEQIIRPTGLLDPKFEVRDSDKQVQDLFDEIKSVVARGERVLITTLTKKMAEELCKYYAEWGLKVRYMHSEIDAIERNHIIRSLRLKEFDILIGINLLREGLDLPEVSLVAIMDADKEGFLRSETSLIQTMGRAARNANGKVLLYAKKITQSMQKAFEITSYRRTKQEEFNKIHNITPKTVTRALEEELKLRDDEIKIAKALKKDKMPKSEREKIIKELDKKMRECAKNLDFEEAMRLRDEIAQLRTL; from the coding sequence ATGCCTTTATTTGATTTAAAAAGCCCTTACCCACCAGCAGGCGATCAGCCCCAAGCCATAGAAGCTTTAACGAAAAGCTTGAAAAATAACAACCATTATCAAACTCTAGTGGGGGTTACAGGGAGCGGTAAGACTTACACGATGGCTAATGTCATCGCTCAAACCAATAAACCCACTTTGATCATGAGCCATAATAAGACTTTATGCGCGCAGCTCTATAGCGAGTTTAAGGCGTTTTTCCCGCATAATAGGGTGGAGTATTTTATCTCCCACTTTGATTACTACCAGCCTGAGAGCTATATCCCTAGAAGGGATTTATTCATTGAAAAAGACAGCTCTATTAACGATGACTTGGAGCGTTTAAGATTGAGCACAACCACCTCGCTTTTAGGTTATGACGATGTGATTGTGATAGCGAGCGTTTCGGCTAATTATGGTTTGGGTAACCCTGAAGAATATCTAAAAGTCATGGAAAAAATCAAAGTGGGCGAGAAGCGCGCTTACAAGGGCTTTTTGTTAAAGCTAGTGGAAATGGGTTATAGCCGTAATGAAGTGGTGTTTGATAGGGGGAGCTTTAGAGCGACTGGGGAATGCGTGGATATTTTCCCCGCTTATAATGACGCTGAATTTATCAGGATTGAATTTTTTGGCGATGAGATAGAAAGGATTGCTGTCTTTGACGCTTTAGAAAGAAATGAAATCAAGCGCTTGGATTCTGTCATGCTTTATGCGGCCAGTCAGTTTGCCGTAGGGAGTGAGAGGTTGAATTTAGCCATTAAAAGCATTGAAGATGAACTCGCTTTAAGATTGAAATTTTTTAAAGAGCAGGATAAAATGCTTGAATACAACCGCCTCAAACAACGCACCGAGCATGATTTAGAAATGATTAGCGCGACCGGTGTGTGTAAGGGCATTGAAAATTACGCGCGCCATTTTACAGGCAAAGCCCCCAATGAAACGCCCTTTTGTTTGTTTGATTATTTAGGGATTTTTGAGCGGGAGTTTTTAGTCATTGTAGATGAAAGCCATGTGAGTTTGCCGCAGTTTGGGGGGATGTATGCAGGGGATATGAGCAGGAAAAGCGTTTTAGTGGAATATGGTTTTAGATTGCCTAGCGCTTTGGACAACCGCCCTTTAAAATTTGATGAATTTATCCATAAAAATTGCCAATTCCTTTTTGTGTCCGCTACGCCCAATAAACTAGAATTAGAGCTTTCTCAAAAGAATGTCGCTGAGCAAATCATTCGCCCTACAGGGCTTTTAGACCCCAAATTTGAAGTGCGAGACAGCGATAAGCAAGTCCAGGATTTATTTGATGAAATCAAGTCAGTGGTGGCTAGAGGTGAAAGGGTGCTCATCACCACGCTCACTAAAAAAATGGCAGAAGAATTGTGTAAATATTATGCTGAATGGGGCTTGAAAGTGCGTTACATGCATAGTGAAATTGATGCGATTGAAAGGAATCACATTATCCGCTCTTTAAGGCTTAAAGAATTTGACATTTTAATAGGGATCAATCTTTTAAGAGAGGGGTTGGATTTGCCTGAAGTCTCTTTAGTAGCGATCATGGATGCGGATAAAGAGGGGTTTTTAAGGAGCGAAACAAGCCTCATTCAAACCATGGGGCGAGCCGCTAGAAACGCTAACGGCAAGGTTTTACTATACGCTAAAAAGATCACTCAAAGCATGCAAAAAGCCTTTGAGATCACGAGTTACAGACGCACCAAGCAAGAAGAGTTCAATAAAATCCATAACATCACCCCTAAAACCGTTACTCGTGCTTTAGAAGAGGAATTGAAATTAAGAGACGATGAGATTAAAATCGCTAAAGCCTTAAAAAAGGACAAAATGCCTAAAAGTGAAAGGGAAAAAATCATTAAAGAATTGGATAAAAAAATGCGAGAATGCGCGAAAAATTTGGATTTTGAAGAAGCGATGCGTTTGAGAGACGAAATCGCTCAATTAAGAACGCTTTAA
- a CDS encoding DUF3519 domain-containing protein, whose translation MKLPKALNEATAGAALKYHIKRALERSHSISDFTKQLELSAKNSQFTNNTLKIIEELTNGVKQASEELSKKASDLQHAITPLKEFGTNYPEFALKPKEALEKLLQEKNGQVAGAAYRDDLGGIDFVWGNKDYGLEHILKRREEQALNNGLNETEAKEYALSVIKTIPEVIDKGIKVERNGRVAIEYQNIRVGLKDNWKGEKLPNHWIITGYEKLENSESLYTSPLITKSEILPLNSVEPNPTQKPLTDQEDLLKTSENLNETTKDATKLSPLEQAEAEKLAKLQREQEQSEQEFLKAKDQENKRKEALKKKLEHERGNAGNIESQTKIEVGEDIPTEIQVQIPKSRVRLNEREIYDLDYAIVKAKDLKPSFSTGGTQKRTDMNEEQIKSIAENFDPKKIFGSGGFEDLPIILHDGQVIAGNHRVQGMLNFTPKSRYIYHKAIQEYYHIDLKPDELLVRVPHNRLNNTEINNLAASSNQGRFNSESDHAIVVLSHYEAKLKELDNKLDADSIYSLKNIVAKNLNFDKATHPNVGDSNLALLMYNMPRTKTQGIELLNRWQKEFSNDIKSYEKVKKMFVDNAGSFHNLIHDMNFPKVSLNAYLSDIMDRSFANLKNYQSTSESLKDLSEKFYKTSSLEMFEKSEQSTSDISEILGGAIARFARFDDPSKALFEALRSDNIKKGLKEFKIADVTKDMFNPDSKEFKDIDIYDFAHYLLMVNRESNENNPTLKRLIEAIKDMQKESEKGIKKQKLETPSEWGHNYSEFKGDGLGAISKLLETKKGFVAGAFYKEGLGDIDLVWGNKDYGLEHILKRREKQAKNQGLNEQQAKEYALNIAKTIPEVIEKGVKVDNNGRMAIEYNGMRVGLNDKWDNQKLENKWVISSYEIYNSEGEPPILLMAQLQGVGLGTPKLTEPNPTTNTIKKGIK comes from the coding sequence ATTAAATTACCCAAAGCCCTAAACGAAGCCACCGCAGGAGCCGCCTTAAAGTATCACATTAAAAGAGCGCTAGAAAGAAGCCACAGTATAAGTGATTTCACTAAGCAGTTAGAACTAAGCGCTAAAAACTCACAATTCACTAACAACACGCTTAAAATCATTGAAGAGCTTACTAACGGCGTCAAACAAGCCAGCGAAGAGTTAAGCAAGAAAGCGAGCGATTTACAACACGCTATAACCCCACTCAAAGAGTTTGGCACTAATTACCCCGAGTTTGCCTTAAAGCCTAAGGAAGCGTTAGAGAAATTATTACAAGAGAAAAACGGGCAAGTCGCAGGCGCAGCTTATAGGGATGATTTAGGAGGGATTGATTTTGTTTGGGGGAATAAAGATTACGGGTTAGAGCACATCTTAAAACGCCGAGAAGAGCAAGCGCTTAACAATGGACTAAACGAAACAGAAGCTAAAGAATACGCCTTAAGCGTGATTAAAACGATACCGGAAGTTATTGACAAAGGCATTAAGGTTGAACGAAACGGAAGAGTAGCTATTGAATACCAAAATATAAGAGTAGGTTTAAAAGATAATTGGAAAGGAGAAAAATTACCTAATCATTGGATTATAACAGGATATGAGAAGTTGGAGAATAGTGAAAGTTTATATACATCTCCACTAATCACAAAGAGCGAGATTCTGCCCTTAAACTCCGTAGAACCTAATCCTACCCAAAAACCGCTAACAGATCAAGAGGATTTATTAAAAACAAGCGAAAATTTAAACGAAACCACCAAAGACGCTACAAAATTAAGCCCACTAGAACAAGCAGAAGCCGAAAAGCTTGCCAAGTTACAAAGAGAGCAAGAACAAAGCGAACAGGAATTTTTAAAAGCTAAAGATCAAGAAAATAAGCGTAAAGAAGCGTTAAAAAAGAAATTAGAACACGAGCGAGGCAATGCAGGCAACATTGAAAGCCAGACTAAAATAGAAGTAGGAGAGGATATCCCTACAGAAATCCAAGTGCAGATCCCCAAAAGTAGAGTAAGGCTAAACGAACGAGAGATTTACGATCTGGACTATGCGATCGTCAAAGCCAAAGATTTAAAACCAAGTTTTAGTACAGGCGGGACGCAAAAACGCACCGACATGAACGAAGAACAGATTAAAAGCATTGCTGAAAATTTTGATCCTAAAAAGATATTTGGGAGCGGAGGGTTTGAAGATTTACCGATCATTCTACATGACGGACAAGTGATCGCAGGGAACCACAGAGTCCAAGGCATGCTAAACTTCACGCCTAAAAGCCGTTACATTTACCACAAAGCGATCCAGGAATACTATCACATAGACTTAAAGCCTGACGAATTGTTAGTGAGAGTGCCACACAACCGACTAAATAATACCGAGATCAACAATTTAGCGGCTTCATCTAATCAAGGAAGATTCAACAGCGAAAGCGATCATGCGATAGTGGTTTTAAGCCACTATGAAGCGAAATTAAAAGAATTAGACAACAAATTAGACGCTGATAGCATTTATTCGTTAAAAAATATCGTTGCTAAAAACCTTAATTTTGACAAAGCCACTCATCCTAATGTGGGAGATAGTAATTTAGCGTTGCTTATGTATAACATGCCAAGGACCAAAACGCAAGGGATAGAATTATTAAACCGTTGGCAGAAAGAATTTTCTAACGACATTAAAAGCTATGAAAAGGTTAAAAAAATGTTTGTAGATAACGCTGGGAGTTTTCACAATCTAATCCATGACATGAATTTTCCTAAGGTGAGTTTAAACGCTTATCTAAGCGATATCATGGATCGCAGTTTTGCTAATTTAAAGAATTACCAAAGCACGAGCGAAAGCCTGAAAGATTTGAGCGAGAAATTCTATAAAACGAGTTCTTTAGAGATGTTTGAAAAGAGCGAACAAAGCACAAGCGACATCAGCGAGATTTTAGGAGGTGCGATCGCCAGGTTCGCGAGGTTTGATGATCCGAGCAAAGCGTTATTTGAAGCCTTAAGAAGCGATAACATTAAAAAAGGCTTGAAAGAATTTAAGATCGCAGACGTTACTAAGGACATGTTTAACCCTGATAGTAAAGAGTTTAAAGATATTGATATTTACGACTTTGCACATTACCTTTTAATGGTCAATAGAGAATCGAACGAAAATAACCCTACCTTAAAGCGCTTGATAGAAGCTATAAAGGACATGCAAAAAGAGAGCGAGAAAGGGATTAAAAAACAAAAACTTGAAACGCCTAGCGAGTGGGGACACAATTATAGCGAGTTTAAGGGCGATGGCTTAGGAGCGATTAGCAAGCTATTAGAAACTAAAAAAGGTTTTGTAGCGGGAGCGTTTTATAAGGAAGGTTTAGGGGATATTGATTTAGTTTGGGGTAATAAAGATTACGGGTTAGAACACATTTTGAAACGCCGAGAGAAACAAGCCAAAAACCAAGGATTAAACGAACAACAAGCCAAAGAATACGCCCTAAATATAGCTAAAACGATACCGGAAGTTATAGAGAAAGGCGTTAAGGTTGATAATAACGGCAGAATGGCTATTGAATACAACGGCATGCGAGTAGGACTTAATGATAAGTGGGATAATCAAAAGCTAGAGAATAAGTGGGTGATAAGCAGTTATGAAATTTATAATAGTGAGGGTGAGCCACCGATCCTCCTTATGGCTCAATTACAAGGGGTAGGTTTGGGAACCCCTAAACTCACAGAACCTAATCCTACCACAAACACGATTAAAAAAGGAATAAAATGA
- a CDS encoding HP1117 family Sel1-like repeat protein has product MGYASKLALKICLASLCLFSTLGAEHLEQKRNYIYKGEEAYNNKEYERAASFYKSAIKNGEPLAYVLLGIMYENGRGVPKDYKKAAEYFQKAVDNDIPRGYNNLGVMYKEGRGVPKDEKKAVEYFRIATEKGYTNAYINLGIMYMEGRGVPSNYAKATECFRKAMHKGNVEAYILLGDIYYSGNDQLGIEPDKDKAIVYYKMAADMSSSRAYEGLSESYRYGLGVEKDKQKAEEYMQKACDFDIDKNCKKKNTSSR; this is encoded by the coding sequence ATGGGATACGCAAGCAAATTAGCTTTGAAGATTTGTTTGGCAAGTTTATGTTTATTTAGCACTCTTGGTGCAGAACACCTTGAACAAAAAAGGAATTATATTTATAAAGGGGAGGAAGCCTATAATAATAAGGAATACGAGCGAGCGGCTTCTTTTTATAAGAGCGCTATTAAAAATGGCGAGCCGCTTGCTTATGTTCTTTTAGGGATCATGTATGAAAATGGTAGGGGTGTGCCTAAAGATTACAAGAAAGCGGCTGAATATTTTCAAAAAGCGGTTGATAATGATATACCTAGAGGGTATAACAATTTAGGCGTGATGTATAAAGAGGGTAGGGGCGTTCCTAAAGATGAAAAGAAAGCCGTGGAGTATTTTAGAATAGCTACAGAGAAAGGCTATACTAACGCCTATATAAACTTAGGCATCATGTATATGGAGGGTAGGGGCGTTCCAAGCAACTATGCGAAAGCGACAGAGTGCTTTAGAAAAGCGATGCATAAGGGTAATGTAGAAGCTTATATCCTTTTAGGGGATATTTATTATAGTGGGAATGATCAATTGGGTATTGAGCCAGACAAAGATAAGGCTATTGTCTATTATAAAATGGCGGCTGATATGAGTTCTTCTAGGGCTTATGAAGGGTTATCAGAGTCTTATCGGTATGGGTTAGGCGTGGAAAAAGATAAACAAAAAGCTGAAGAATACATGCAAAAAGCATGCGATTTTGACATTGATAAAAATTGTAAGAAAAAGAATACTTCAAGCCGATAA